From a region of the Roseivirga sp. 4D4 genome:
- a CDS encoding ABC transporter permease encodes MSRNSAPQDIKPPHWLVRILRFFIKNEYLEEIEGDLEEIYYDLRSVQSAKRANIKYLTEVLRLFKLNLIKSVMNNQKHTAFGLLAHSIKLSFRGFNRYKTSFIINITGLSTGIAAALLIHLWVNDEYSVDRFHTNGDRLYQVLSNEATPEGIETDFGSPFILADPLKEKFPEIEHAVTISDAEMSRRAIFKSETDNKEASASGIFANQDFFKAFTFNLLSGSKEEVLTPENAIVISEQLAIALFGSIENANGKVLKANRDLYNDLYLVTGVFQNTPKNSTLKFQFVANYKMALKHEEWLREWTANGAINYITLREGTDLSAFSEKFEKAIIDKPYREEERLVAYPFEELYLKGEFTNGKVSGGRIAYVTLMTAVGIFILLLACINFMNLSTAQASKRIKEIGVKKVFGVRRDALVFQLLTESFLITLIALLVSIGLVNLVLSPVNQVISKELSLFAEPSMLSLCLGILVTVTIIAGLYPALYLSKFQSRDLIRGRLKRGASDLWVRKGLVILQFSVSTLFVSGFLVLNNQIAYIRTVDLGYNRDDLIHFTLREADLRQPFLNELNKIPNVVASTSLYGGSIAQLRGSGGGFSWGDPIENEEVTFRRPQVGYSFFETLNIELLEGRAFSPDFKNETEKLMINEAAAKLIGTEDIVGKTIMDGDTEKEVIGIVRNFKIQSLYEPLQPAIIRFIPNGNHFMVKIAKENQPETLEAIEDAYNQFNSEYPFNPKFVNDEYDQVYQAEGKIVTLSGYFTIVAILIACLGLFGLALYNTERRTKEVGIRKVLGSSTLSLVKLLSTDFIVLVAISLFIALPVSYLLVTDWLNGFSMHYKPDLLLYLVVAIATLLLSFATVGFQTLKTSLINPVECLRNE; translated from the coding sequence ATGAGTAGAAATTCGGCACCACAAGACATCAAGCCACCGCATTGGCTTGTCAGAATTCTTAGGTTCTTCATCAAAAATGAATACCTCGAAGAGATAGAAGGCGACTTGGAAGAAATCTATTATGACTTAAGGAGTGTGCAGAGTGCCAAACGTGCGAATATCAAATACCTAACCGAAGTGCTTCGACTCTTCAAACTCAATCTTATTAAAAGCGTCATGAACAATCAAAAACATACAGCTTTTGGCCTCTTGGCCCATAGCATCAAACTATCATTTAGAGGTTTTAACCGTTATAAAACGTCATTTATAATCAATATCACAGGGCTCTCCACCGGAATTGCAGCGGCCTTACTTATCCATTTATGGGTCAATGATGAGTATAGCGTAGATCGATTCCACACAAATGGAGATCGACTCTATCAAGTGCTTTCAAACGAAGCTACACCTGAAGGCATTGAAACGGATTTTGGGTCGCCTTTTATCCTTGCTGATCCTTTAAAGGAGAAGTTTCCTGAGATCGAGCATGCCGTTACTATAAGCGATGCGGAAATGAGTCGAAGGGCGATTTTCAAGTCTGAAACTGACAACAAAGAGGCCAGTGCGAGTGGTATTTTTGCCAATCAAGACTTCTTTAAGGCCTTTACTTTTAATCTTTTATCGGGTAGCAAAGAAGAGGTTTTAACTCCAGAAAATGCCATCGTTATCTCTGAACAGTTAGCCATTGCACTCTTCGGTTCTATTGAAAATGCCAATGGCAAAGTCTTGAAAGCAAATCGCGATCTGTACAATGATTTATACTTAGTGACCGGAGTATTTCAAAACACACCAAAAAACTCTACCCTGAAGTTCCAATTCGTTGCGAACTACAAGATGGCCTTAAAACATGAAGAATGGCTGCGAGAATGGACCGCTAATGGTGCCATAAACTACATCACACTGAGAGAAGGTACTGATCTAAGCGCTTTCAGTGAAAAATTCGAAAAAGCCATTATCGATAAGCCTTACAGGGAAGAAGAACGCTTGGTTGCCTACCCTTTCGAGGAGCTTTATCTAAAGGGTGAATTCACAAATGGCAAAGTATCTGGAGGAAGAATAGCCTATGTCACACTTATGACGGCTGTAGGTATCTTCATCCTGCTGTTGGCATGTATCAATTTCATGAATCTCTCCACCGCCCAGGCCTCTAAAAGAATAAAGGAAATCGGAGTAAAAAAGGTCTTTGGAGTAAGACGTGATGCCTTGGTTTTCCAATTGCTAACCGAATCGTTCTTAATAACACTCATTGCATTACTCGTCTCCATTGGCCTTGTGAACTTAGTGCTATCCCCAGTAAATCAAGTCATCAGCAAAGAACTGTCATTGTTTGCTGAACCGTCAATGCTTTCTTTATGCCTTGGGATATTGGTGACCGTAACGATAATTGCAGGCCTCTATCCTGCTCTTTACCTCTCTAAGTTTCAGTCTCGAGATTTGATCCGCGGAAGACTCAAACGTGGAGCCAGTGATTTGTGGGTGAGAAAGGGCTTGGTTATACTTCAGTTTTCTGTCTCAACCCTTTTTGTCAGTGGGTTCTTAGTCTTAAACAACCAGATAGCTTATATCCGAACAGTGGACCTAGGCTATAACAGGGACGACTTGATTCATTTTACATTGAGGGAAGCAGATTTACGCCAACCCTTCCTCAATGAGCTCAACAAGATTCCTAATGTTGTTGCGTCAACCAGCCTGTATGGTGGAAGCATTGCCCAATTAAGAGGTAGCGGAGGAGGTTTCAGCTGGGGAGACCCGATTGAAAACGAGGAAGTAACCTTTAGAAGACCTCAAGTTGGTTATTCTTTCTTCGAGACATTGAATATTGAACTGCTAGAAGGCAGAGCATTCTCTCCAGATTTCAAAAATGAAACGGAAAAGCTGATGATCAATGAAGCAGCTGCCAAACTTATTGGTACTGAAGATATTGTGGGCAAAACCATCATGGATGGCGATACAGAAAAGGAAGTCATTGGTATTGTGAGGAATTTTAAAATCCAATCGCTTTATGAGCCCTTACAACCCGCTATTATCCGTTTCATACCGAATGGAAATCACTTTATGGTCAAAATTGCCAAGGAAAACCAGCCCGAAACACTTGAAGCCATCGAAGATGCCTATAATCAATTCAATTCTGAGTATCCATTCAACCCTAAGTTTGTAAATGATGAATATGACCAGGTCTATCAGGCTGAAGGAAAGATTGTTACACTCTCGGGCTATTTCACTATTGTGGCTATACTCATTGCTTGTTTAGGCCTATTCGGTCTAGCACTATACAACACTGAAAGAAGAACCAAGGAAGTTGGAATCAGAAAAGTACTCGGCTCTAGTACATTGTCTCTTGTGAAGCTCCTCTCTACAGACTTCATTGTCCTAGTTGCTATCTCGCTTTTTATCGCTTTACCCGTTAGCTATCTATTGGTTACAGATTGGCTTAATGGATTTTCCATGCACTATAAGCCAGACCTCTTGCTTTATCTGGTCGTAGCCATAGCAACTCTCCTACTGTCCTTTGCAACGGTCGGCTTTCAAACGCTAAAAACTTCTTTGATCAACCCTGTTGAATGTCTACGCAATGAATAA
- a CDS encoding ABC transporter permease: MNQLQNDIHPPRWSLRLLKFFIKRDYLEEIEGDMEEVFEDNLEIHSIKKARRLYNREVIKLLRPNLVRALGGNHQLNYIGMLQHNLLITLRGFKRHKTTFLINLIGLSTGLAAALLIFLWVNDERSVDTFHEKNDRLYWAFTHFQLTNNKFTWDYTSGQLASAMLEEFPEVEESLRISNAMHRPRGIISFDEENFEVNGLFSDPNIFDVLTYPVLVGDPHSLENKSSVAISEDLAKRVFGTVESAVGKTIEWENGFFKNEFVVQTVFKAPPANATHQFDILVNYQWLIDYDEWSNAWNGGYAQTFLVLKEGTNIGDFNKKVADYMDQKIENDNFTLFLRPYAENYLYGKYDNGIQGGGRIESVRLFTFIAVFILMIACINFMNLSTAQASKKMKEVGVKKTIGANRRSLVFQFISESLLLSFLSLTVAILLVNFLLPQFNTLTSKSIVLNLADYLPQLLLLVLVTGLFAGSYPAFYLSKFRPIEVLKGRFTNFKGETWIRKGLVVLQFTLSIVFITAVIIINQQISFTLNEDLGYQRDNIITFERKGQFDRTPQPMLSELSKIPGVLSAGNMAGDFLWGFDSSSGYSWDPSTEEDQNHLFKSPKFGYNIIEMMGLEIVNGRSFSKELNDDHNKVILNESAVELMGLEDPVGFILKDGDRPREIIGVVKDFQYGSMHQEIEPMVIRFRNLGTNYMLKVQEGTELVTLKAVEEVYKTFHPKYNFDVTFLDDNYEALYSAETKVARLSNYMAGIAIIISCLGLFGLAAFTAERRTKEIGIRKILGASHATIVRLLTGTFTKTVALSILISVPIAYFVAQKWLENFAYTVDLQWWVFAIAGVSAIIIAWFTVGFQTIKASMVNPAQCLRNE, translated from the coding sequence TTGAATCAATTACAAAACGATATTCACCCACCTCGCTGGTCACTGCGGTTACTTAAGTTCTTTATTAAGAGGGACTATCTCGAAGAAATCGAGGGTGACATGGAAGAGGTTTTCGAGGACAACCTTGAAATACATTCAATTAAAAAAGCCCGGAGATTATATAACCGGGAGGTCATAAAACTCCTAAGGCCCAATTTGGTCAGAGCCTTAGGTGGAAATCATCAACTCAATTATATCGGTATGCTACAACACAATTTACTTATTACGCTAAGAGGTTTTAAAAGACACAAAACCACGTTTCTAATCAATCTAATCGGCCTTTCTACAGGACTGGCTGCGGCCTTACTCATCTTTCTATGGGTAAACGATGAGCGTTCGGTTGACACATTTCACGAAAAGAACGACCGCCTTTATTGGGCTTTCACACATTTTCAGCTGACTAATAACAAATTCACTTGGGATTATACTTCTGGACAGCTTGCTAGCGCTATGTTAGAAGAATTCCCTGAGGTTGAAGAATCCTTGCGTATTTCAAACGCCATGCATAGACCTCGAGGAATCATTTCATTTGATGAAGAGAATTTCGAAGTAAACGGTCTATTCTCTGATCCCAATATCTTCGATGTCCTCACCTACCCTGTTCTTGTGGGTGACCCGCATTCTTTGGAAAATAAATCTTCGGTGGCCATTTCAGAAGACTTGGCAAAAAGAGTCTTTGGCACGGTCGAATCAGCTGTGGGCAAGACCATTGAATGGGAAAATGGATTCTTTAAAAATGAATTTGTTGTCCAGACTGTTTTCAAGGCTCCACCGGCAAACGCCACACACCAATTTGATATACTGGTAAACTACCAATGGCTTATCGATTATGACGAGTGGTCAAACGCCTGGAACGGTGGATATGCCCAAACTTTTCTTGTTCTGAAAGAGGGTACCAACATTGGAGATTTCAATAAAAAAGTGGCTGACTATATGGATCAAAAGATCGAAAATGACAACTTCACTCTTTTCCTTCGACCATACGCTGAAAACTACCTCTATGGCAAATACGATAATGGTATTCAAGGTGGAGGAAGAATTGAGAGCGTCAGACTCTTCACTTTTATAGCGGTATTCATTCTTATGATTGCCTGCATCAACTTCATGAACCTTAGCACGGCACAAGCATCTAAAAAGATGAAAGAAGTTGGGGTTAAGAAGACTATAGGAGCCAACAGACGCTCCCTAGTCTTTCAGTTTATCTCCGAATCACTGCTTCTCTCCTTCTTATCACTTACTGTTGCAATATTACTTGTCAATTTTCTACTCCCACAGTTTAATACATTAACATCCAAAAGCATTGTACTTAATTTAGCCGATTATCTGCCTCAATTGTTGCTTTTAGTACTGGTCACTGGACTTTTTGCTGGGAGTTACCCTGCTTTCTACCTTTCTAAATTTCGTCCAATTGAGGTACTCAAAGGACGATTCACAAACTTCAAAGGCGAAACTTGGATACGAAAAGGGCTTGTGGTTCTACAGTTCACCTTGTCTATCGTTTTCATTACAGCTGTTATTATCATTAACCAGCAAATCTCATTTACACTTAATGAAGACCTTGGCTATCAAAGAGATAACATCATAACTTTTGAACGGAAAGGTCAATTTGATAGAACCCCTCAACCGATGCTTTCAGAGTTGAGCAAAATTCCTGGTGTATTGTCTGCTGGAAATATGGCAGGAGATTTTCTCTGGGGATTTGACTCAAGTAGCGGTTATTCTTGGGATCCTTCCACTGAAGAGGACCAAAACCATCTATTCAAGTCACCCAAATTTGGCTACAACATCATTGAAATGATGGGACTTGAAATCGTCAATGGTAGGTCATTCTCAAAAGAGTTGAACGATGACCACAATAAAGTAATACTCAACGAATCAGCCGTAGAGCTTATGGGTCTTGAAGACCCAGTTGGCTTCATACTAAAAGACGGAGACAGACCACGTGAGATTATTGGCGTGGTCAAAGACTTTCAGTATGGCTCAATGCATCAAGAAATAGAGCCAATGGTGATTCGATTTAGGAATTTGGGTACTAACTATATGCTCAAGGTTCAAGAAGGCACTGAGCTAGTCACATTGAAAGCTGTCGAGGAAGTCTACAAAACATTTCATCCTAAGTATAATTTTGATGTAACCTTCTTGGATGACAATTATGAGGCACTATACAGTGCTGAAACCAAAGTGGCTAGACTTTCCAACTACATGGCTGGCATTGCGATCATCATTTCATGTCTCGGCCTATTTGGACTGGCAGCTTTTACCGCTGAAAGAAGAACAAAGGAAATAGGTATTCGAAAAATATTGGGGGCTAGCCATGCTACAATTGTGAGATTACTGACTGGTACTTTCACAAAGACAGTAGCATTATCCATATTGATCTCTGTTCCAATAGCCTATTTCGTTGCCCAAAAGTGGTTGGAAAACTTCGCATACACTGTTGATCTACAGTGGTGGGTTTTTGCGATTGCAGGAGTATCTGCAATTATCATCGCTTGGTTTACTGTTGGTTTTCAGACGATCAAAGCCTCTATGGTCAATCCCGCTCAGTGTTTAAGGAATGAGTAG
- a CDS encoding PadR family transcriptional regulator: protein MKKTKLGEFEELVLMTVVVLQADAYGVEIKRELEDRLKETLSVGSIQSALKRMEEKGFLTSEFGEASQKRGGKRKRIYQATPHAHRVLQEMKDVRSQLWASMPSIARS, encoded by the coding sequence ATGAAAAAGACGAAACTCGGTGAATTTGAAGAACTCGTACTAATGACGGTAGTGGTTCTGCAAGCGGACGCCTATGGAGTAGAAATCAAGCGGGAGCTTGAAGATCGACTCAAGGAGACACTCAGTGTGGGTTCAATTCAATCGGCACTTAAGCGCATGGAAGAAAAAGGCTTTCTCACCTCCGAATTTGGAGAGGCAAGCCAAAAGCGAGGTGGAAAAAGAAAGCGCATTTACCAAGCGACACCTCATGCACATAGGGTATTGCAGGAAATGAAAGACGTTCGCTCACAACTTTGGGCGTCTATGCCCTCAATTGCCAGAAGCTAA
- a CDS encoding VOC family protein, with the protein MDNPVQWFEIATKDLERAKDFYATLFKLDFQFIEMPDSKMYMFGAPGAPGSSGSLVQADESTPSSEGTVVYFTCEDVANQLAQVEAAGGKIMVPKTDIGEFGFFAHVIDTEGNRIGLHSNV; encoded by the coding sequence ATGGACAATCCAGTACAATGGTTTGAGATTGCCACAAAAGATCTCGAACGGGCCAAAGATTTTTATGCTACACTTTTTAAGCTAGACTTTCAGTTCATCGAAATGCCCGACAGTAAGATGTATATGTTTGGTGCACCAGGTGCTCCTGGTTCTTCAGGTTCGCTGGTACAGGCCGATGAAAGCACACCGAGTTCAGAAGGTACCGTGGTTTATTTTACTTGTGAAGATGTTGCCAACCAATTGGCACAGGTGGAAGCCGCAGGCGGTAAAATCATGGTACCGAAAACCGATATTGGAGAATTTGGCTTCTTTGCTCATGTAATAGATACCGAAGGCAACAGAATCGGTCTACACTCAAACGTGTAA
- a CDS encoding DEAD/DEAH box helicase, which yields MKFEEYRIADGIKTSISKLGYKKPTDIQYKSIPAVLKGEDVLAIAQTGTGKTAAFAIPILHVLQERKSAKLRPDGVKCLVMAPTHELALQIEDVFKTLGKHTRVNTLCIHGGVDQAPQIKQLQKGVDVLVATPGRMFDLVSQGALKLSRIEILVLDEADHMLDLGFIKDIRDLMRHLPKRRQTLFFSATINPEIKKLAYSLVTNAIRIQISPKNPVAKNIEHAVAFVEMDHKRFFLENMINNDPEKKMLVFVRTKVRAERVKKALERVKLVADTIHSDKLQSEREQTMRRFRKGELKVLIATDVSARGIDVPNVEYVINYDLPESSENYVHRVGRTGRGREKGQAVSFCSTEEKDQLTEIEEALGKRIQRIEISKGEYQLILDTTEDTSDNWKQLMREAESSKDNRRKKKKK from the coding sequence ATGAAGTTCGAAGAATATCGTATAGCCGATGGCATTAAAACCAGCATTAGCAAACTAGGTTACAAGAAGCCTACAGATATTCAGTACAAATCCATACCCGCAGTACTCAAAGGTGAAGATGTTCTGGCCATTGCTCAGACTGGTACAGGAAAGACTGCCGCCTTTGCCATCCCAATTCTTCATGTCCTTCAAGAAAGAAAGTCAGCCAAACTCAGGCCCGATGGAGTAAAGTGTCTGGTGATGGCCCCTACTCATGAGCTTGCCTTACAAATTGAAGATGTATTCAAAACTTTAGGAAAACATACACGGGTCAATACACTTTGTATCCATGGAGGTGTAGATCAGGCGCCCCAAATTAAACAACTCCAAAAGGGAGTCGATGTGCTCGTAGCTACTCCAGGTCGCATGTTTGATCTTGTCAGTCAAGGTGCTTTAAAATTGTCGCGCATCGAAATTCTGGTACTAGATGAAGCTGACCACATGCTGGACCTTGGCTTTATCAAAGACATCAGGGATTTAATGCGTCACTTGCCGAAGAGAAGGCAAACCCTTTTCTTTTCGGCAACGATCAATCCTGAAATCAAGAAGCTTGCTTACTCTCTTGTTACAAATGCGATTCGGATTCAAATCTCACCAAAAAACCCGGTGGCAAAAAACATTGAACATGCCGTGGCTTTCGTTGAAATGGACCACAAGCGCTTCTTTCTGGAAAACATGATCAATAATGATCCGGAAAAGAAGATGCTGGTCTTCGTGAGAACAAAGGTTCGCGCTGAACGAGTGAAGAAAGCACTGGAAAGAGTGAAGCTAGTTGCTGACACTATCCACAGTGATAAACTTCAAAGCGAAAGAGAACAAACTATGAGGCGCTTTCGAAAAGGCGAACTCAAAGTGCTTATCGCTACAGATGTAAGTGCTAGGGGCATTGATGTGCCGAATGTCGAGTATGTGATCAATTATGACCTTCCCGAATCATCTGAAAACTATGTTCACCGCGTGGGTAGAACTGGTCGCGGCCGTGAAAAAGGACAGGCAGTGTCCTTTTGCAGTACGGAGGAAAAGGATCAGCTAACCGAAATTGAAGAGGCACTAGGTAAGCGCATTCAAAGGATAGAAATTTCAAAAGGTGAGTACCAGCTTATCCTGGACACCACAGAAGACACTTCTGATAATTGGAAACAATTGATGCGTGAAGCTGAGTCATCTAAAGACAACAGAAGGAAAAAGAAAAAAAAGTAG
- a CDS encoding LytR/AlgR family response regulator transcription factor, translated as MSQKRLLLWVFHSFTLIAGIQFLQYYIFYNSSYPFPYTANLVNSFGTFYTYLLLLPLVFYSAKSAFSNLENRVQRMLLLVLSGLLVSMLHLFVMHFVNWLQIYQWTEDPFWNSYRFLISKWLHFELIAYFLFVLAWRFLVFEKKGSEASKPEYWTQIKVKEAGLVSFVPVEEIRWIEAYDNYIKVRTKKDKFHLVRMPLREIEAKLDSGHFKRIHRSTIVAIREVVAIHQDNGQYRVLLEDNSTLKLSRTFKKSIEDSIRV; from the coding sequence ATGAGTCAAAAACGACTCTTGTTATGGGTTTTTCATTCGTTTACTTTGATTGCCGGAATTCAATTCCTGCAGTATTATATCTTTTATAATAGCAGTTATCCATTTCCATACACTGCTAACCTAGTCAACTCTTTTGGGACTTTTTATACCTACCTGCTCCTTTTGCCACTGGTCTTTTATAGTGCCAAATCTGCTTTCTCCAATCTAGAAAACCGTGTCCAAAGGATGCTGCTACTGGTTCTTTCAGGGCTCTTGGTGAGTATGCTTCATTTGTTTGTGATGCACTTTGTTAATTGGCTGCAAATCTATCAATGGACTGAAGATCCTTTCTGGAATTCATACCGTTTCTTAATATCAAAATGGCTTCATTTCGAGCTTATAGCGTATTTTCTATTTGTTTTAGCATGGAGATTTTTGGTCTTTGAGAAGAAGGGCTCAGAGGCGTCAAAGCCTGAATATTGGACTCAGATAAAAGTTAAGGAAGCAGGACTGGTAAGCTTTGTCCCGGTTGAGGAAATCAGATGGATCGAAGCTTATGACAACTACATAAAAGTCCGAACCAAAAAGGATAAGTTTCATCTGGTGCGAATGCCCCTGAGGGAAATCGAAGCCAAGTTAGATTCAGGTCATTTTAAACGAATTCATAGGTCAACGATAGTTGCGATCAGAGAAGTCGTAGCGATCCACCAAGACAATGGTCAATATAGAGTTTTGCTAGAGGATAATTCCACCCTTAAGCTTAGTCGCACTTTCAAAAAATCGATAGAGGATTCGATCCGCGTTTAG
- a CDS encoding YceI family protein, translated as MKILKLLSLGVVLSLLFGADKAIVKLNVEPNHSTVGFVVPIAGGITKVRGKFMDFQLYMDYDDVDFTKSKVRFVIQAKSIDTGIEDRDNHLRSADFFEVEKYPEIVFEGTSIKQVDDAYELQGNLTMHGVTKTVNIPFKATQLGKTQVAIGLSWKLNRKDFGVGVGFKHTSIKNFIGDEIGVEVDFWTRKAKDQGN; from the coding sequence ATGAAAATTCTGAAACTACTATCCCTGGGTGTTGTATTGTCTCTGTTATTTGGAGCAGACAAGGCCATTGTAAAACTGAATGTAGAACCTAATCATTCCACTGTGGGTTTTGTGGTGCCTATAGCAGGAGGAATCACCAAGGTGAGAGGGAAATTCATGGATTTCCAGCTGTACATGGATTATGACGATGTTGACTTCACCAAATCCAAAGTCAGGTTTGTTATTCAGGCTAAGAGTATAGATACGGGTATTGAAGACAGGGATAACCATTTGCGGTCTGCCGACTTTTTTGAAGTTGAAAAGTATCCTGAAATAGTATTTGAAGGAACAAGTATAAAGCAGGTTGACGATGCATATGAACTTCAAGGTAATCTCACCATGCATGGCGTAACCAAAACGGTGAATATTCCATTTAAGGCTACGCAGCTGGGGAAAACGCAAGTTGCCATAGGGCTAAGCTGGAAGCTTAACCGAAAAGACTTTGGTGTTGGCGTGGGCTTTAAACATACCTCCATTAAAAACTTCATTGGTGATGAAATTGGTGTCGAGGTGGACTTTTGGACAAGAAAGGCCAAAGATCAGGGCAATTAA
- a CDS encoding (4Fe-4S)-binding protein, giving the protein MSLSIDYKVEEPVVKEYTNGELTVIWKPQQCIHSGICLRGLPKVFNLKQRPWINMTAASSEDIVALVRDCPSKALSIKGVRFKEEDRSDQQVTLIPGGPIIVKGGATVHERKSTEVFHETVSFCRCKRSKNFPYCDGTHAQPKED; this is encoded by the coding sequence TTGAGTCTTTCAATAGATTATAAAGTGGAAGAACCTGTGGTAAAAGAGTACACTAATGGAGAGCTTACCGTCATATGGAAGCCCCAGCAATGTATTCATTCGGGTATTTGTCTGAGAGGTCTCCCAAAGGTCTTCAACCTGAAACAGCGGCCATGGATTAATATGACAGCCGCTTCTTCTGAGGACATCGTAGCACTGGTGAGGGATTGTCCCTCAAAAGCGCTTTCGATTAAAGGTGTGAGATTTAAGGAAGAGGATAGAAGCGACCAACAAGTTACCTTGATTCCAGGCGGTCCGATTATAGTCAAAGGGGGTGCTACGGTGCATGAAAGAAAGAGCACCGAAGTTTTTCATGAAACGGTATCGTTTTGTCGATGTAAGAGATCGAAGAATTTTCCGTACTGTGATGGCACGCACGCCCAACCAAAAGAAGATTAA
- a CDS encoding LacI family DNA-binding transcriptional regulator has translation MAVTIKDIANALRISPSTVSRALNDHPNISEETKKVVSEKAKEMKYQTNFIAAGLRTKKSNSIGILVPHITSSFFASAIDGIQKVVSDNGYFTIICQSNEDYHNEIDQIRSLLSCKVEGVILSLSSKTNEYDHLEMLEAYDTPFVFFDRIAPGFDMPTVEANDFTGGFQAVEHLIKRGRKRIAHLGGPGLLGISKSRYEGYMEALKTYDYEINEDYVVFTDPDKDHGEIIEKMFADPKKGPDALFTFSDELAVEAILKLKSMGLNVPRDVSVVGFGNSNLCEIVEPHLTSVTHEPIEMGEAAADLLFKVIHNKHIPPHLKNRKFDSRVIIRDSSR, from the coding sequence ATGGCTGTTACCATTAAAGATATTGCAAATGCCCTTCGGATTTCTCCTTCAACGGTGTCTAGAGCCTTGAATGATCATCCGAATATCAGCGAGGAAACAAAGAAAGTAGTTTCGGAGAAAGCGAAAGAGATGAAATATCAAACGAATTTCATCGCTGCGGGTCTACGAACCAAGAAATCAAATTCAATCGGTATTCTTGTACCTCACATCACGAGCTCCTTTTTTGCCTCAGCCATTGATGGCATCCAGAAGGTGGTGAGTGACAATGGTTACTTCACCATCATTTGTCAATCAAATGAAGATTATCATAATGAGATAGATCAAATCCGTTCTTTACTTTCTTGTAAGGTTGAAGGGGTAATCTTGTCGCTTTCAAGTAAAACGAATGAGTATGACCATCTTGAAATGCTTGAAGCATATGATACGCCATTCGTTTTCTTCGATAGAATTGCGCCAGGTTTTGATATGCCAACCGTTGAGGCAAATGACTTTACGGGAGGTTTTCAAGCTGTAGAGCATTTGATCAAGAGGGGCAGGAAGAGAATTGCTCACTTAGGTGGACCAGGTCTTTTGGGAATCAGTAAGAGTCGTTATGAGGGTTATATGGAGGCCTTAAAGACATACGATTATGAGATCAATGAAGACTATGTGGTTTTCACTGATCCTGATAAGGACCATGGAGAGATAATTGAGAAGATGTTTGCTGACCCAAAGAAAGGGCCTGACGCTTTATTTACTTTCAGTGATGAGTTGGCTGTAGAGGCAATTCTTAAGCTAAAGAGCATGGGATTGAATGTGCCTAGGGATGTGTCAGTGGTGGGTTTTGGGAATAGTAATCTGTGTGAGATTGTAGAACCACATCTAACAAGTGTCACTCATGAGCCGATAGAAATGGGAGAGGCTGCAGCCGACCTATTGTTTAAGGTTATTCATAATAAGCATATTCCACCTCACTTGAAGAATAGAAAGTTTGATTCTAGGGTGATTATTAGAGACTCGTCTCGATAA